The Vibrio quintilis DNA window GCGAGGACAGCGACCAACTGCTCATCGTTGGCCTTCGGTTGTGCTTTTTTCCGGGAGCCAGCGGATGCAGGCGATGTCGCCGGAACAGGTTGATACCTGCCCAGCATTCCGGACATCGCTTTCATGGCAAAGACCAGAAAGACCAGAAAAGTAAAAACGAACCCCATCCCGAGTACGAGCAGGTTCAGACCTTCAGCGAATAAATTTGTATCCATTGAATTCTCCCGTTGATAAAAGCCAAAAGAGAGCAGCCCCAGAGGGTCTGCTCTCCGTCAAGTAAAAAAGGTTTAACCGCCTAACATGCCAAAGACCACACTGGCAATAACCAGTACGATGCCTCCTCCCAGACGGGACGAGATTTGCGCGTAAGACAGCAGGCTCATCCGGTTTGAAGCAGCCAGTACTTCAAGGTCACCAGAACCGCCACGGTTTGCCATACACAAACCAGCAGTGATTGAGGATTCAATCGGATAAAAGCCCATGATCCAGCCACCCAGTGCTGCGCCGAAAATGGCACCGCAGACAATCAGAGTTGCTATGATCAGGTTGGTGAAATTCAGTGCATTGATAATTTCACCCAAATCGGTATATGCAATCCCTACACCAACCATCAGCATCCAGAGCATTTGCTTGGAGAAGAAGTTCGCCAGACGTTTTGCGCCTTCTTTCATTTGGTCGGTACAGATACCACTTGCGTTAATGATGGCAATCAAAATAACCATGTAAGCAAAGGTATGAATTTTCACGTTGCCGAAACCTGGCAGAATGTGTTTAGACAGTGCGTAAGCCAGGGTATAGACAGAAGCTGTCAGCATCAGGCCGATTGCAATTTCACGCGGCGTGATGTCGGGCGCTTCGTGCTCTTCAACATCGAAAGATGATTTACGCAGAAGCTCACCTTTGCCTGTCAGAGCCGGCATTTTCTCGCCGATACCGTTCAGAACCGCAGCAGCAACAATCGCGACAATGTTAGCGATAGTCAGAATCGCGATAGCAATTGAGTAAT harbors:
- a CDS encoding OadG family protein, producing the protein MDTNLFAEGLNLLVLGMGFVFTFLVFLVFAMKAMSGMLGRYQPVPATSPASAGSRKKAQPKANDEQLVAVLAAAVHHKKMTS
- the citS gene encoding citrate/sodium symporter CitS, whose translation is MNQKILTINEGQNTGLNAVSNIKIFGLSLPVFFFLLLITFIVHITDTLPKNIVGGFGFMFVIGALFGEIGKRLPIFNKYIGGAPVMIFLVAAWFVHAGLLTQREISTVTSVMKKTDFLDLFIAVLITGSILAVNRKLLLKSLVGYIPTILAAVLGASIMGIIGGMIFGISLDRIMMLYVLPIMGGGNGAGAIPLSEIYEAVTGGSKEQYYSIAIAILTIANIVAIVAAAVLNGIGEKMPALTGKGELLRKSSFDVEEHEAPDITPREIAIGLMLTASVYTLAYALSKHILPGFGNVKIHTFAYMVILIAIINASGICTDQMKEGAKRLANFFSKQMLWMLMVGVGIAYTDLGEIINALNFTNLIIATLIVCGAIFGAALGGWIMGFYPIESSITAGLCMANRGGSGDLEVLAASNRMSLLSYAQISSRLGGGIVLVIASVVFGMLGG